A stretch of DNA from Cannabis sativa cultivar Pink pepper isolate KNU-18-1 chromosome X, ASM2916894v1, whole genome shotgun sequence:
gacatcaaggaatggctagacactcaattcgagatgaaagatttgggtgaagttgcctatgttctcggtattgagattattagaAACCAGAAGaatagatcccttgctctctctcaaacaacttacattgataaggttttagagagattctcaatggaaaacaccaaaggggcgactatgccttctagatatggtatccgtctgtctaaggaacagtgtcccactgatcctcaagagatagaggacatgagaagagTTCCTTATGATTCTGCAGTTGGGAGTCTTATGTATGCaaagttatgcactagacctgacatctgttatgcagtagtaatcgtgagcaggtatcagaaaAATCCAGGATAGGAACATTGGAGTGCTGTTAAGCATATCTTGaagtacttgaagagtacaagaaaattcgtgttagtctacaagggtggtgctttaaatcttgtaggctataccgattcagatttctaggcatgtcttgatgacaggaaatctacatcgaGGATGGTGTTTACTCCTGGAGGTGGAGGAGTGGTGtggagaagtgctaaaaaaACCGCgatttcagactctaccatggacgcagaatacatagctgctacAGAGGCcgcaaaagaacttgtctggctgagaaagttcttcacaggTCTCGGTGTTgtccctggaatggaaaaaccactcgttttgctttgtgataacactggagccatagccaacagtaaggagcctcgaagccacaagagaagcaagcatatcgaaagaaagtatcacatcatcagaggatatgtggcaagaggggatgtactggtggagaaagtggaaacagaggacaacctagttgatccattcaccaaagtcttggcaggaaCTGCATTCAAAAAGCTTCGTcggaatttaggattaattgaaatgtactgattatttttatattagtgcaagtgggagtttgttaggttttatggcctaaataaaactcaatttcaatgtaatctctattattcaatatcaataaagaaaaaagaagtatttttcactcatttgtgtgtcatttggttcatgttatcatttacttgtatatttgatttataaattcatccaaacccttatcacatttatgttcttgtttattgtgtcgtcagcacagttgaaagtaatcaagattttGTGCTTAAAGAtaaattcctagatttatcagtacacagggtttaactgatatgacaatctacaacatagtttacttgcaccttggataagtgctatgttctttctagggcattggttaaagtaaagcttgggttggatgcatggagtattcatcggaagggaccgatattgaactttgattcagatatattaaacttaccgtaatatctgttcaattcaatatcacctagttgatcctatatcaaatgatcttaatcctgatatggttaggttcaatctcgggagtattacacatgttctttgatttgttagttaagcttacttttgggtcagggtgatacgtgcactttgggaacatggtagtgcaattgagtgggagcgctaaacatagatatagaatctatagcttctatcttgcaaatagaagtgaaatgatgatttccttcgagcttggctaaacagagataaatggttgagtactcatttcagtttactgaaatatcatttatacggggctaagtgttttaaagataaaatacattgaagggtgtaacggtatttaaaccctatacaatgtaaatcatctatagaggattattgattattgggattataacgatggataattgatagcatatctatatggtggaacatatagagcgttctatatagctgagagtgaaattctaagttccaTGCGTgcatgcaacaaggaattaataagtcagtaaatTTACCTGGTAAGTTCTTAGTTTGCTTATTgtaagctcagatatataggcctatggtccccatactagttgagacaatactacttgtaagactcagtcaattgattttgattaatcaattgaaattctaaaattagactatgtctagtttgtgaattttcactaagcaagggcttaattgtgaagaaagagtttctagggcttatttgttaattaagagactttggctagtctaattaataaatatattaaatgacaatattatttaataattatgtttagttattaaatagttggagttggcatttaaatggttatattggaaaattggcgtttttgagaaaatgagatgtagagatgataaaatagcaaaattgcaaaagtggggcccaatatcctaagcctaggccggccacttaagtagGTTTTcatcatttatatttttattattttaataccaaataattctaacataaTCCTAGGTGGttgactataaataggtagtgatggcttcaggaaaagatgatgcatctaatTACTTCAGagaaaactgagtgccttctaCTTAAACCTAGTCGCCAGTCCCTCTCCCTCTTCTTCACCATTGAAACcgaacccttgagtgatagagtgagtgcccacatacataaagtggtacctcaatcatagtgtggaaggttGTGAAGAATCccaattcaagagaaggacattcgggcttagatcttggtgatactctgcgacagaaaggatacaagggttagagatctgagtggaaggagacattaaatttcgctgcaaccactgttAGGTTtgtcatactttatatgtgtttattttatatcgttttagaagttcatatttaggatgtttaaacaacatacttgttagtaaatctaagatcctggtaaaataattccaacaatactctgctatagaaaggatacaagggttagagatctgagtggaaggggCCATTTAAATcagctgcaaccactgtaaggtttctcataccttgtatgtgtttattttatattgttttagaagttcatgtttaggatgttaaaaacatacttgttagtaaatctagattctggtaaaatatatattcCAACACTTGAGTATTGGAGTACAAATGAGTTGAAACACAACTTAAATGTGATGCATGTGGAAAAGAATGTTTGTGATAGTATCCTTGGCACCCTATTAGATAATCACAAGTCTAAAGACACCACTAGTGCAAGacaagatttgaaaaatatggGAGTTTGTCAATCCTTATGGATTTACGAAGATGCCCAGAAAAGGTTGTTGAAACCCCTTGCACCTTATGTGTTGACTGTTGAAGATAAGCAAGGGTTTTGTAAATTCCTAAAGGAAGTTAAATTGCCAGATAGGTTTTGTtcgaatttgaagaaaaaagtaACTAATAACAATATTGTTGGATTGAAATCCCATGACTGTCATGTCATAATGCAAAGGTTACTTCCAGTTTGTATCAGCAAGTTTTTGTCAAAGGAAGTATAAAACACCATAATAgaattgtgtaatttttttagaattttatgaattaatttcATTGCAATTCGcttacaatttttatttattagcaAAACATGGGTCGCATTGATAATTGGAAAGCTTGTCACACAAAGAACGGCACAAACGAGTTTATTAGTGAGCATGCCAAAGAAAAATATGTAAGATTATGTAAACTAATTACTTttgaatatatttaaataattgtaaatttttttagtttctaaCTTATTCTTAAAATAGGTACGGATGAAGACAAGATATGACAGTCAATCTACTCATTCTGAGTGTGGACAAGATGTTGAGATTGAGATACTTTGTGAGACTCTTGGAGAGAGGTGTGGCCACGAGCGATGAGTGGGTTGCAAATTGAAAGGGCAATCAGGAAAACGACGCTCACAATTTGCTGCAGCTACTAAACAACTTGGCTTAAGCCAAACCGTATTTCATCTGCAAAGACATATTCAGGTGATGACACAAGTATTGACACCTGAACAACGTGCCCATGTGGAGACAGTGATGAGTGACGTTGCTCCAACGCAACCAACGCGTCCACAACTATCTCACTTTTATATGCCTAGAGATGGATCTGGTTCATCTTCTCATCCAATGGGTTTTCAGCATCAACAGTCTCAGCAGGCTCCACTTTCATTTCAGCAGTTGTTACAACAACCATTACAGTAGTCATTACAGCAGCCTCAACAACTCCCTGAACAAATGGCTCATCAATTTCAACAATTTCAGATGTTTCAGACATTCATGCAGATGATGTCACAGTTGCCGTCGCCAAATAGCCCACCAGTAATGATGCAGCTGATGACGCAGTCACCTCAGACGTCTCAAGTCTCACAGTCTCGGATGCCACAAGTGATGCCGACGCAACAAATGTCACATATGCCGCAAACTTTTCAGTTGATGCCGACACCACAAGGGCAACAATATGGACAGCAGACATCACATATGTCGACACCACATGGGCAACAGACTACTCAGATGATGACAAGTTCACAGATGCCTCCATACTACCCATAGATGCTAGATGTTTCTCAACCGTAGATTCCGATGAATgctaatgatgatgatgataacgaCGCAACAACAAATttcttttagtatttttatcttAGTTATATGAACTATtactttaatgtttatttatggTTTATGAATATTCACTTTAGcaagtattatttttattgaaggATTTTGTTATATTTGACATTTGATATGTGATATAAACATATTTAGTTTGGTGTTATGTTttacttttaatttaattattttatatattattataataaaaaaatatttattaaaaattgattagtgaaaaaattaatatttaataaaaataatttttttttatttataatattagtttttttataaaacaattaaATCAATGGCGACTTTTtcgttattaataatattatcaaTGATGAAAAAGTCGTCATTGATAGGcttacgattttttttaaaaaaaaaaataattctttttgcCAAAAACAAAGTCGTtggtaattatttttatcaccGGCGACTTTGGATTTCGTCAATAATAATACCTTTCACTGACCAAGTATTACCAACGACATTTTACTAATGACATGTCGCTATTGATATTCAATACTGACGAAGTACCCATCTTTTACTAACAAAATGTGTCCTCATTAAAAGTCATAATTCTTGTGgtgtaatataaaataaataagaaaaaaaaaagaagatgataaagagaaaaagaaattaaatgagAATTTCTCAGTAACAGAATAAACTCTAATTGATACAAAAATATAAGTAGaataataaaaaactaaattaataaaataattaaaaatataatcaattattggtaattaatgtattaatttaaataatttagacATCTATGTATAATATTTGATAGCAAatattatttacattttttagaaaaaaaaaacaaatattaacataattttaaacttgTACTATAAGGGCATCTCTAACCGGATTTTAAAAACGCCAAATATAGTGTCGTTTCACACAATATTTACTTTAATGGGATACTAaaactatacttataaataAGTTTGTCTACAGTGTCCCACCAAATTTAGTGAGGTACTGTAGACCAcactatttttactttttaagtttttaataattaaataatattttttaagaaaaaaaaaagaattatatatatttagtaataaaatattcttattatattaataaaataatagaataataaatcatataaaatttagtgtaattttaagtataatgattggaatttaaaaaaaaaaataatgttgaaatagtaatttttttttatgttgatttaacactaaatttaaatttaggaaTATAGTCATTTAGTACCTTGTGTTTTTATGAAAAACATATTTGGTACCTTATGTTTTCAATAATACTTAATTGGTaactcatattttttaattgtacaTATTTGGTatcctaaaataaaatttaatcaatacagttttattaatttaaccaAACAGTTCTCAAttatatgtaatcaaataaataaatttgaattcagaattcataaaattttagacTATTTATTgtattgattaaattttatctaaaaaaattgaatttatgGTACCAAATAGATATGATTGTAAAATACAAAGTACCAAATAAGTTTTATTAAAAATACAGGGTACCAAACTTATATTTAGATAAAATACAAACTTTACTAGAGATGGCCTAAAGAATATAATACAAGTGGCCAAATTCAACTCTTAAAAGTAATAAATTCTCGaataatataataagatttTCAAGATTGAGATTCCTTTCTATGGCTACTACTCACTCGAGTTGGGCGGTGGTACATATAAGACTTTACTAAAAGGGCATCAAACACTATCACATCACTTTCTCGACATCTCTTATACTGAATGGTTTTCAATGGCGGACGAAAAATTTGAATCCAAATGGGAAGGAAAATCTTCAGCCCAATTGAAAGGCCTAACGGCAAATCAAGTTTGGCCTTTCCTGGAGGATTTTTGCAACTTCCACAAGTTGCACCAGGCGGTTGATACGTGTTACCAAGTAGATCAGGACCCATCTGCCACAGTGGTCGCCGGAACTGGGCGAGGCCTGACCCGTTACTGCTCCTCCACAAGTACATCACCGTCCGGCGAGTCGTCAGTGATTTGGGCCAAAGAGAGGCTCGTAGAAATGGATCCAGCCCAAAGGCGTTTGACCTATGAGGTGCTCGACAACAACGTTGGATTTAAGAAGTGGGTGGCCACTTTCGAAGTTGTCCCTATCGTCGAAGGCGGCGCGTGTGAGATACAGTGGTCGTTCGTGGGAGAACCGCCAGAAGGTTGGAATTATGAAAGCTTGGTAACCTTCTATGACTCTTCTCTCCAATCCATTTCTAAGAAAATTGAACAAGCTTTGTTGATGACCTCTTCTGTTTAGTGGGTAAAATGAAGGCTATTTTTTACTTTAAATTAcaatagaataaaaaaagatggtcatatatatatatttaaatatatttaaggcCAATTATGTAAAACCTCAATTGGTATTATGAGGGATGCTAAACCACAAACATTCTTAGCTGTTGGATTGATAAAGAGAGTGTTTTTTTGGTATCCTAAGGCTGGTATATATCCATTTAAAAGTAAGGGTATACATTTTGTTAAAATTGGTTATTGCTCAAAATTCATCTCTATTGTACTACCATCTacattaaaataatcaattaaattggtaaagtgtatttttttctttttctttcaattaactAGAATAAGAAGGTTGAGTGCTTATAATAACGAGTTAAGAAAGTCACAGTGTAATTTAATTTGTATGCAATTAGAGGTAATTACATAATTTAGTATGTTTGTCTGACCATATAATTACACTGGAACTGTGTaattacaaaaactttccaTTTAAAACATGAACTactcaaaaatattattttctcgtgtaattactaactatttttccaaataaaatattaaaaattcatatgtaattaccacctcatatccaaacacactttatattttaaaatatagtgtaaagACTAGACTGTGTTATTACCAGCCTAGTAATTATACTATTTAacaattacacagttacttccaaacacacTTTAAGtgctaattaaatttttgatttaGTTTGTTTATTAGTGTATCTAAGCAATTATGAGAAAATTCACTAATTCATTTTTTAAGTGTATCTAAGCaattatgagaaaaaaaaattaaataaaaagaagacaGTGACAAACTTTGCATAATTATGTAGCACACTCTTTAAATAAGTACTTTATTACACCTCTATCTGTTTTGGTATTCATGAGAaagttttttagtttatttttttatgattgtgTACGTTGTAGCTATTTAAgactacttttaaatattttagaaaattttgaatagttaacaatgttagagattttataaccatggaagaaaatcaagatttattacaactctattgtaaaataatacaaggactaaaataagagattgattaaatatatgttacaatacatatatatacactatatatattacatatatatatatatgaaatgtagaagagaagattacaacacatgtaatataatatatgtatatatataacaagagaataatatatatataaacactcactcacaaccttgagtgcgCATTAGTgagatcaccatgacttgaacaaggtattacacctttgtccaaaagcttatttccccctatctctaagcactaagggaactctctaggaaatagctttgggaattatcaagccttagggttttctagcaaagtgctttcttgatagaaaacttgacctctcttacaaatgagcaccaaagacctccttttataatgtataggtgatcacttagaattcaaaatacacaacactcatttctctcatataaatgagtattaatatagtttgtaacaactatatttcataccatttgaatcctatcatcaaattgtgtaacaacccttttattacactaataatgtgtgatcaacacatgagttacaagtgacaacaaattgtaactcctctccaagttacaacatgtaggttacaaaagtgtaggttataaaatcataggttacacatttatttaccatacacttaatatatattattcacatatatttatcacattttaatctactttattattatattataaaataatataacaatcccctactagattaaaatgtgtgacacacttgtaacacacttgtaacatttatttaatcaatcaaaatattatatcaaaatataacattcccccactttgattgaataaatatacacttttaaagaagtcttgcttaggtgcattaggtaaaatgtctttcgacttgaattttacattagtgtagttaccacaaagtttgatgaaattttggttgccgtagcattgaaccactatccctttaatacaaaccggtgataacacacacaccctcgctaatgctcacttgagaccgcatgtctcgctcttgcaccgttaatggccatgtgcaaaattccaattcatggactctctagagaatactcccaattctcataagaggcggcaccacctctagtccatataggtggagttttagtgtctcaccactcgttagacacttcttaagcttaagtgagttttcttaagcttaagctccattaaaaaaccttttggttttaaccctcaattttacaacatgtactcatccatagatgggacaattgagtaccacattcactctattgacttgttattacctattgaacttaagactagatttttactagtgttaagataggttaccatcaatgagcaaaacgctaagggagtttaggtcccatccctcgaaaattcatgctttaatcttgtacggagattaagcgatttgttataacctctcactattgattccatgtgaatcatgcatgccaaaaaatatagtgttcactttgtgaccacttttctccttaagtacttaagctttgaaaattcaatcataaaagattaattttcactcaactcaaattctcaataattttgataccaagcatatcaaaaatacactaatttagacaccaaatatgtctaaattctcatattttaattttagacacCAAGTATGTCTAAACTTTCTCATATTGGAGTATGCACCCCCACATTtttttccttcttgaaattatttttaccaaaacTTTGACACTAAATATGTCAATATTTTCACTTATGCACATagccaaacttgatttagaatttgaattcaaaatcaaataaattaatcaataatgtctcaacacattttgattaaatttgtgcctcacccccacatttttaccataaagtgtatataaaatatcacttttgtgtatttttctcttcaaatgactctttaaggccactttaaaaataccatttgacatttttagttttctcaacaaaactaaaatatcaaactcacattactactcataaaataatgtgattatttttactcataattttaaggttatctccttattgagattagcccaaaattataccaaagttaacaaaattctcatcaattttgttcacaactttgatcatttaatattcaaaattgcttctccaattttgttatcttttcactatttttg
This window harbors:
- the LOC115711952 gene encoding lachrymatory-factor synthase; its protein translation is MADEKFESKWEGKSSAQLKGLTANQVWPFLEDFCNFHKLHQAVDTCYQVDQDPSATVVAGTGRGLTRYCSSTSTSPSGESSVIWAKERLVEMDPAQRRLTYEVLDNNVGFKKWVATFEVVPIVEGGACEIQWSFVGEPPEGWNYESLVTFYDSSLQSISKKIEQALLMTSSV